The Nonlabens spongiae genome contains a region encoding:
- a CDS encoding DUF1684 domain-containing protein: MKLNPHFSFLFLLFVGLSNAQNDKAAFEHFKDSLNQNFHGVQLSPLSPAQKTIFNQLNFYEFNPDFVVEARFERNLKDDTVALKTTTARIPVYEVYGYLHFELNGKKQKLAVLKSSNTAPDDEYADYLSVMFTDETSGKGSYSVGRYMGLHAPLPEKLVLNFNHTYNPYCAYSNRYSCPIPPAENHINVAVEAGVKPGFE; encoded by the coding sequence TTGAAATTGAATCCCCATTTCTCCTTCTTATTTTTATTGTTCGTCGGTCTTTCAAACGCTCAAAACGACAAGGCTGCTTTTGAACATTTTAAAGACAGTTTGAATCAAAATTTCCACGGCGTGCAACTGTCGCCTTTGAGTCCAGCACAAAAGACCATTTTCAATCAGCTGAATTTTTATGAATTCAATCCTGATTTTGTAGTGGAAGCGAGATTTGAGCGAAATTTAAAAGATGATACTGTAGCCTTAAAAACAACCACTGCACGTATTCCAGTTTATGAGGTTTACGGTTACCTGCATTTTGAGCTGAATGGTAAAAAGCAAAAGCTAGCCGTTTTAAAAAGTTCAAATACCGCTCCTGATGATGAATATGCAGACTACCTAAGCGTGATGTTTACTGATGAGACTTCGGGTAAGGGTAGCTATTCTGTAGGGAGGTACATGGGGCTTCATGCGCCGCTTCCCGAAAAACTGGTTCTCAACTTCAACCATACCTATAATCCGTACTGTGCTTACAGCAACAGGTATTCCTGTCCCATACCACCCGCAGAAAATCATATCAATGTAGCGGTAGAGGCAGGAGTAAAACCCGGGTTTGAGTAA